Sequence from the Phoenix dactylifera cultivar Barhee BC4 unplaced genomic scaffold, palm_55x_up_171113_PBpolish2nd_filt_p 000782F, whole genome shotgun sequence genome:
AATTGCTTGATGGAACTTGATAACATGAAAGACATTAATGATGAGCACATGCAATACTACTTCTTTAGACCAAAGAGGAGAGAAGTTTCCGATGGTCATGGGTGATGACTAGAGATATTGATCTATAATGATTTTACTTTTATAGTCTAGTGatacaaactaaaatattttgatgaaaaatgAGCATATCGGTTGTCTCTATGACATTATATCGTCTATAGCTATTCTTTCCGAAGAAAAGATTATTCTTCTCTTTTCAGGAGTTTAGTGACAAGTGACTATTCTCAAATTTTGATGTGGAAAAATTTTGTTGTCATGATTATGTAGCCTCTTTCTCCTATTGTGCTTTATTTGGCATAAGTTTGTTTAATAGGATGATGTTTGGTAATCCAAGAATCAATGGATAGAATCTCTTTTGTTGGTTGGGTCATGGAACTTATGAAATGAAAAAAGTGTACTGTGAAGGAGTTAGTAAATGAGTGAATCAACTCACGTAAGCCCCTTTGTTTTTTATGCTATTTTATTATAGTAAGATAGATGTCATTTGTATTccaaattataatatttttagttaaatatCCTTATGTATTCCAAATTATAAGTAATACTGGACAAATGCTAAGTGATTTCTTCTATTTACATATgtaatttttcattaatatttacttaaattgttctactattattttattatcaaaTAAATATTACTTTTAACAAAGATGAGTAGCTATAGGAACTCCTTTTTTTCCTGGCTCTAGAGAGAGTGTTTGATACTGTAgcaactttattttcttctaatatcttttttaattttttttttaggtaaCTATTATAGGGCTAGACCATTGCATGATTCAGCACTCACTTGTGTTGCATATGTAAATGAAGTGCTCAATGAGCATGAGGAACAATGTTATAAGCAATTTCACTTATCAAGGCCAACCAACATTTCTTAGATTAGTTAAAATCCTGCATGAGAGAGTCTTGCTTTGTGATACAACTATGTTCAAGTTAAAGAACTATTGGCCATTTTTCACATTTCATTAGTCATAATGTTCGAAGTCAGGTTTTACAAGAGCTTCTAACACTCGGGAGAAATTATCAATCAACACTTTTACAAAGTATTGACTATAATAGAATATTTTAAATTGAAATTCATTCAACTCCAAGAACCTTTTGAGGCAAAATGtttgagtatgattcattagtatTAGTCTTCATAGGTTATTTTAGTTTGTTATAGTTATTCTGTTTTATTGTTTCATAGGAGTGTCTGGGAAATATTGATGGAATACGTTTACTTGCAATAATCAGAAAGGACGACCAATGATATTCTTCTAATATATGCACTTCAGAAGATGTTATGGCAGCAATTTCTTTTAAGTTTTTATTTCACTATATAATAGCACATGTTGGGAGGGATTTACATATGACTCTCAAGTATTAAGGTCGGCTCTGTAACATGGTGAATTTGAAGTTCCAAAAGTGAAGTTACAAATTAAGTATTCATCTTTAGTTGATATGATTACTAATGTTAAACTCTATGATATAGGTAGATATTATATTGTGAACTTCGGCTATGCTAATGTGCCTCTATTGTTGCATCTTATCATGGACCATGATGCCACCCTTGTGACTTTCGAGAAAGAGGTCTTGCATGATGGCAAAACGAATAGTTTAATCATTCTCATATATAGCTGTCATGCCCTCGATTTGAAATCGTGAGCTGGGATCCTAACAAACACTGCATACTCATTGGAACTCTCCTCATAAGCATGCAAGATATCTCATCATGATATCAATAAGCAAGTAGCATAATTAAATAATCaactaaataaattaaaaaatttaataattcaaattcaaacttaTTGTATCATAAAATTCCGACCAATAGTTTTAGATCAAATTTAACTAAAATCCTAAACTAATTAAAAGACTAAAATTCTGCTTCTAATCACTCTCTCCCAAGTATATTCCAATGTTAGTTTAGTACTCGAGAActgtaaaaatagtaaaatatagaataataagcttgacaacccaaTAGTAATGAATATTTTAACTAGGTTAATCATGCAATAagataaataataatttatagaaaataagtatatgaaattcatcaatttaaaacaaaatttaagTATGTagcattatcaaaatattgattGTTCGAATCCAATcgttttcaaaatttaaatttcatccATAAATCCAATTTTTTCAAAACATCAAAGTTAATATCATCAATTATGAACTATGATTATATTTATACTCTATGGCTAGGTCAGATTATAAGCTCAAAAATAGTTAAAATGTCAACGTATAACCTTCACTAGTAAGGTATCAATGTACCAATGTATAACCTCTACTGCCTGGATATCAATATACCAGTGCATAACCCTCATTAGCAGAATATCAATATGCCGGTATATAACTTTCATTGGCAGGGTATCGACATATCAGCATATAACCCTTACTGTAGGGTGCTAACATATAATCTCCATTAGCAGGATATCGATGTACTAGCACATATAACCTCCACTAGCAAGATGTCGATATACCAGCTTGTAACCTCACTAGCAAGATACCGGTAGATAGTTAGGCTACGAGTCCAAATCCATTTTGAATCAAAActctttttctcaaaaatatgtttcatGTTCCAATTTGAGAAATACTTAAAACCATATGGTATCAAAATAAATCGAGCATACTTTATATTGAAATCAAAACATCTGATCATGAGTTATAAGATATTCCAGAAAAagatatatttaataataaaatactaTGCATTAAGTTCATAAATTATGAATAATtcaattcaaaaattattttataatttattgagaaacttagaaaaagagttgaaTTACTTACCTTGTAGTGGAATCCACCGACAAGTCCAACAAACTTTGAAAATCTCCCCAAAGCATATTATTCAAACATcatatttttatcaaaaatttaGCCAGAATTATTTTAAAAGTAACCATCCTAAACCCCAACGTCATCACATGGCTGGCCAAGTGGGATTGCTTGACATTTCGATCAATCCAATCAAGATAGTTCCATCTGATCAAGGTTGAACTAGGGTACAGGTGGCTCAATAAAGATTGGAgatgatcaaatctaatagtGTCTGACAAGGTGGAGGCCGACACGTAGCCTAACAACCATTGGTTTGATCTTCGGTCACCAAGGTCAATCAAAGTTATTGAGAAAAGGGCTTCTTTAGCATCCAATAAAATTCTAGAGAGACAATAGAAAGTGAAATCATGTAAGAGAAACAAGAGAGAGTggcaaagagagagaagagagaaagagagagaatggaccTTCTCTGTACCCTTAATAGAGGAAGGGGAGAGTCATAGGAGGGTGACTACCGGCCGGAGGGTTGATGGTTGGCCACCATGAACGACGGTTGACAATAGCAAATGGTAGGCGATGAAGAAATCAGCCGGAAAAGACAACCAAAATAGGGCTTCGGCCCTAAACCCAAGTAATACATGGTATTCGATGGTTGGCACTCTAGCCATGGTCACAAACTGGCGTGGAAGGTCGAAGGAACGCTCCGACAATGAGTTCCAACAGCGAAGATGGTCGGAAATATTTGTTATTTTCCTGATGTTTCCGaacattttcaataaaaccTTCTCGTAGAAGTATTTTAACAAAGTTTTCGGTGATATTAGTAGATGCTATTCGAACTGtaaaatttaataattcaaaaaaaaaaaacaaagaaaaaaggaaacatGTTGATTATATCAAAATTAGGAGGCACAAAAAATTATAGTTCGTTATGGGTAGGGACACTATTGCCGATATAATAACTTCTATAAGAAATGCTGAAATGAATAAAAAAGGAACAGTTCGAATAGCATCTACTAATATCACCGAAAACTTTGTTAAAATACTTTCATCAAATATGGCTTTCCACAGAATTCTATATGTATCTATGAGATCGAGTATGGAATTCTGTTTACTCACTTTAAATTGAGTATCCGTTACTGCTCATGATCAGGGCGGGTAATCAGCTGAAATCATTCTACTGGTTGATCCAAGAAGGAAACTGGCAAAGATCAGAGTTCGACGGACAATGGAGATTGAATATAAACATTTCCAGACTGTGGGTGCTTTCTCCCCCGTGAAAACGATCTATTCCGAACAATACATGTCTTTCACATACaacaataaataaaaatgaGTAACCCTTTTTTGAATGGCAGTTCCAAAAAAACGTATTTCTATATCAAAAAAACATATTCGTAGGAATATTTGGAAGAAAAAAGGAGAAATAGGAGAAATAGACCTCTTTTCCTGACAAAAATAGGAGAAATAGACCTCTTTTCCTGACAAAAATTCGGCGGCAGCCGGCTAGAATCCTTGATCTAAGGGCTAAGGAGGATGACAAATAAGATAAATTCAAAGTTTAAGGGTCATTACCTATGTTCAGGTAATGTTGGGTTGTGGCCATAGTGATGGTGGCTACTAGCATTTaggaagaaaataagaaaaaatcaatggtgattttcttcctcggagGCTGAGAATCGTGTCGAAAATCAAAGGGAAGCTGAGAATGGTTATATATAGATCGAATCAAGGCCCCTTCGAGTGTCGAGTCCCCCTAGCAGCCGAACTCTCATTGGATTTGATGGAAAAGATGACTCCCATATCAGGAGTTTGTCTTCTCTTCCACATGTGTGTGCTGCATGCACGCTACACTAACACACCCCAAGCATGTGctgggttttcttttttttttctttaggttTTGGGCCATTTTGTGCTTATTAGCCGGTCAAGTGGACCTGGCCCAGTTTTTTAGTAGGCCCAAATGGGCTGGGTATTACAATACCCAAGAAATATTATGGAGCAAGCATTTGAAATTTAGAAGCAAGATTCTTGATAATGAAGCTAGCACCACTTTATCATACACAAGTAGATTTATTCATGGCTGCATGTGTTCTTAACAACTTTAAAAGAGTTAATAAATaccttgaattttttttttccagactATGAGGATGGGTGTGCGTTAGAATCACATTTAGAAGATGAAGTGGAGAATCCAAAGGATGGATTTCATACAGGAGAACAAATTGCCAGTGATGAActtcaaaacaaaatcatagTTCACTGCTTATTAGGATGTTAGCCATAAAAATAGATtgtattttattatttctttacAAAATAGTCAATGAAaactattatatttatatattaattactGTCTTTCTATATCTGTATTGTAATCCTTGAGATCTTATAATAATTCATTGCTTATGTATCCCTTAACATAAGTTAATTGggtgataatataatattctaCTTTGATTGTACTTATGGTGTCAATTTCATATCTTCTGGATATTTTTATCCCTAGTCTTCAATTTTTTCTGGCTCCTTAACCGTGCCCTTCTACTATTGGTCCCTTAGCAGCCGATAGGCCAAGTcccaaggaagaagaggatgaagttAGCAAGAAAAGGCAATGTCTCGAGCCTCATTTATAGTTAATACATGGGTATTTCTATTCTTTTGTAATTCTTGTTAATCTTAACCAGGATTCAGCCAACGAAAACTAGTGGAAGAACAAATTTATATAAATGGCGAACCTTACAaggatttttatataaatatgaaaatacatggaTTTGTGTATAAACATGAAAAATTTCAGGAActagtataaaaaaaaatcttttataatttttctaGTAACAAATGGACCATTATGCACAATTTCTTATGTTTCTCTAAGGTACTAGatgtatttttttatatgttaaGTCTTTTTTACGATTTAAAGTTAAAAAGTTACAATTATTCATACTATGTTTTCAATTTATGTTCCTTAGCAACATATTGGAAGATAGGCAGACTTATGCTTTGTTATTGAAAGAGATACATTTTCCAACTTTTGTAGTATTTTATTGTATCAATTTTCTTAAAGATGGACTCATAAGATACCAGTTGTAGCTTGTATCACAGGTGAACTAATTAGATCTATATTCCATtcccacaagaaaaaaagaaaataggttATTCCATGAACACAATCTATATGTTGTTCTTGGAGGTCACGATATCCTGTTTTAATTAATCCAAGGacttatatataatatttgctTGATATGGTATCATATTCTATTAATACTTTATCCCTTTTGAATATCTACTGAAAAGTTTACATTATTCTGATTATCTAATTGGAGCATCCAAACAGCGCCGCATTTTTGTTATCCACTAAAGCGTATTCCAGCCGTGACAAAGCGAACGGTTTCTCATACCATTCACATGAAACCCAGACGCTTCCTCCAGAACAGAACTACTTCCAACGTTGCCATCTGCATGCCACTAAGAATATCACAGTTTTGCTGGGGATGGCCTTTTCTAAGAGGGTTTGGATTGTATCATTCATGCGAAAGAATGATTGGTCTTCTTTCACGATGTCAACCTTGAATGGTGCCTCACACAAATCTCAAGCACTCCAAACTCCTCTATTCATCTATctacacagatctcaaagtagCTATTGTACGATTCGATGGTAGTCGCAGTAAAAAAGATGAATCCTTCTTTtgcacgaaagatacaacccgaactcTTTCTAAGCATTCCATTTCCTCTCTCTTCATCCCATTTGTATTCTCCAGAGGAATTTGCATATATAATGTGATGGGAGATCAATCTAGATGGCAATGCTCCATCTTGGTTTGGTTTCCTGAGATATCTCAACCTCCAAACTTCTTATTGCTGCTGGTAGAAGAGGAATGAACCGGGGAGGTTGCAAGTGAGAACTAGAGGATATCAAATCATGAGCAATTCTTGTTGGCAAAACTAAACAGACCTATGATTTGATTTCCTCCGGTATCTCACCTTCAACGAAATTTCCCGATCTTATTATTGGAAGCAATGCTCCAGCATCATAGTCAAGATACTATATATCAATGCCGGTAAGGTTCGGGTTTCAGTTGTAATCTGGGTGCCATCATTTGGGATTCTTTGTTACTAAAGTGTTGAGTCTCTGATGAGCCTGTTGATGAGTGGAACAAGTTCACATAAAAAGTTCCAGGGAGACAATGTGAAAGTTGTTGCTAAGTTTCAACAATAGTAACCTAAACAACACCTTGATCTTTGTTCTGCATGCAGGCACTGCAGTCCAACAAAGGATGCAACTGGAGCTAGACTGATCAAAACCCAATCAACACTTTGAATCTTGCTGAACAGCCCAACCCAAAAATATCATGTTACAAACAACAGTGGCCAAACCCAACCAGTAGACATAAAATTTGAGAGGCACAACCATTTCAGTTTTGACTTATATGACTGAGATATTTCCTTGGTCTGTAGGTGAAGACAATACTAAATAGTATAAGACACATCTTTTTGGACCCAATTTGAACAATTTTACATCCAATAATGGTAGAGTTCAAATATTTAATGCAGTATTTGGGCAGGAGGTTTATGACTGGGTTGgattgagtcagatttgattacAGTGTAAAATATGGGTCAGGAGAGTGTGGCTAGGTTTTGCTTAATTTTGAGTACTATAGTTGTTGGGCAAGGCTTGACTTCATCATCCCAAACATCTCTGATGGCACCACTATTTTCAGCTTGTAGGATCAATTCATGAAGCATCAGTGCCTTCCAGAGAAATTAATTCTCAAAAAGGTTTGAGACATATATTCAGTATAAAAAGCAAAAAATCTAATTATGCAATATGGAAGCATATTTGGTACTGTTGCTGTTTATGTATTTTGGTTCCTCTACAAATTAGTGAAATATTGCATGGAGATTGATGCTGGAGACAGCATTCGCACGGAACTTTTGCCATTCCGTGCTGTTATTTTTCTCTTCACACAGAAGAAAAAATTGTTGCCAAAAGCTCTAAGATTACATAAAACAAAGGGCAACATCATACATACTTGTTCAGTCTAGCTATTTTCTTggatttttgaaaacaaaaatagaaaacaaaagcaGCACCAACAAACCCTAAGCTTGTCTCTGCCACCCTTTTTTGACATGATTTAATTCTCTACTGTCATCAGCAGTAGCAAAGAGCCTTTGAAGATCTTAATCCTCATGAGAGTGGAGAAATAGAGGCCCTAACAAACAATTGATGTCCTGATCTTGATCTATTATAATAGCGTCAGATTACATGGACTAATAAGTGATTGATCCTTGTGAAGAAGAAGAGTGAAAGAGAACCTTGAGCAATTTGTCATTTAGACGAATGTCATacacacaaaagaaaatgaaaaatggaTAGATTCAAACCCAAGTATTTTGTAAATAGGACGATTGACGCGCTGGTTATTTAGCATAAAGAGCAAGAGAAACAGACAAGAATGGTCTAAGAAGGGGTGAGGGGAAACTCTTATCAGGTCTATAGCCACTATGAAGTTTCTTTCTTATCAGCAGCCTCTTCAAATGTCTCTCCAGGCACAAGTTCAGGGACATCACCATCGTCATCATTCTGAGCAGCCGCACCAGCACTAGAACCAGCACCTGGTGCTTGCTTCTGTAACTGCTCTGCAAGCCGCCTCAGGTTGTCTATGTTATCAGGACCTGAACAAAGGGAAAAAATTAATTAGTAACTGCCATATGGATACCTACAATGCCAGGGACAGTAAGgatcctttttctttagggacaAGTTGGTTTGTTGGTGGGACTCATACAATTTTCTATATCAATAATATAACAAAAAAGACTATGGAGATTACAAAGATATGAATCCACACATACATCCAAAATCTGCAGAAGCTTCCTTCAGCAAATTATAGAATACTGAAGTAAAAGAACTAATGGAGGGTAGCAGCAAAAGAAATATGGCAAAACATGGTCGTTATATTCTTCAAGAGAAAACATGAAGGCAACATTAGGCCTTTTTAAAATGTGTCTGAAAATATATTACAAGAACAAGCTAGCAAAGGTACCAAAATAGCAATAGGATCTTATCATTAAATTATGATTTACCAGTACTTCCAATATTAGTAATGAAATACGTTGAATTCCTGAAAGCAACCAACTTGTCATATTGCTCAACAAGAACATACCCAGCTGGCTGATGATCGTTGGTAGCATATCTTGAAGCTCTGTCATCAGGTAATATACCACATATAAGTTGCATTCGctcagaaaaataattataaccaaaCAGAAAACTGAGGGGAAAGAAAGCAATCATAAGGAAAACTGCAATGGTTTTGGTATCATGGGACCCAATGGTCCAATCAAGATCCGACAGTTTTGAGTTAAAAATGCACCTGAAGGAACAACCCAAATACCTGGTGGGTTTTCAGGTGCAAGAACTGCCCCTTTCAGAAGTTTGATCATTACATTAATGATTGCACCAGAAATTCCAGAAAGTTTGGTGCAAAcattattttgttttctttcgtATTTATTCCTTGTAAGCATATATGCTGTTTCAGTCCCATTATGTTTGTTCAATGACAAAGAAATAGGAATGAGAGTGTACTTTTCATCTGAGGAGAACCGCTAACCACCCATGTATTGGCCGCAATTGAAGCTTGCACTGAATGACAAACCAGtagaattagaaaattgaaaCCAGAATATCATTTCTCTATAAAATATACATAACATATTTTTGCTCAGCCAATAAGATTTGTTATTTACCTTTGGGATTCACAAACTGGATAACAACATCATCTTTAAATATGTTAACTTCTTCTATAGCAGGGATAGCATTTACCCCGATTCTTTTCAAAGTGCTCTGGAGCCTTTTGTCATCCGTAGTTGTGGTCTTATGAACTGCCTTTTTCTTCCTGGTTGAAATGAACGAAGAAAACATAACTATTTAGAAGTGAAAATAAACTgacaagagaaaagaaaatgtgCAAATCAAAAACATCAGTTGTGGTACTGGTGCAATGGAACATTATCAATTGTAAGGACATTAAAATATTGTCTTGAGTTCTATAGTATACTGACTAATTTCAGAATATCCATAAGCAAGCTCTCCAAAAATATATGAGAAAACTTTCCAATCTTCCAAAGGGAATGCCAGAATATTTTATTAAACCATATAGGTTTCTGAGCTAGAGGACAATGATACACTTCATATAAACTCCTGCAACATCAATGCCAACCAAGATGATCACATATTACTTAATTCTCATCTGAATATTGCTTCAGACCATATATTAGTATAACATTCAAAGTAAATTCAGAACCTGCGCATGCTTCCCTTTCCACCGGTGCGAACAGCACCTGCCATCTTCATGAGCTTCTCTCGATCCATCTGCATGGTAAACAATCACAACAATAAATGCACCATACTTGTGGCATATCTAGTGTGTTTCAGGAATCCCAATTAAGAAAATAAGACAGGTCAGCGAGTTACACAAGACTGACATTTTGATAAGACTTGTTGATTAtggttatattatttttaaagcaGGAAACTTCTAGTTTTTTTATGCTAAAATGCATAGTAATTTAACTAAATAGGAAGCATATTTGGCGAATAGTTCCATCCAACATAAGCGCATGAAAATATAAGAAATGTAACAGAAAGAGCTTCTTTGTTTGGTCAAGCTTGAATACACATTGGTTCACGGGATAATCATAATCGGATTATAAAATCTAACCTAGATCATATGATAATATCAAAAACAACTATAGATACCATAGCCTCATTTCATCAGAATCATGATAAGACATATAAAAATCATGGTAAGTATCCATCAAATCTGTGTAAGTAACCTGAAAACCATCTGAAAGATTGATTTAGCTAGTCTTTGTCCATAGTTGTTGGATTATTCCAGTGGCGGGTGATATATTGAGACTTTTCTTCACCAGAAAATGATGTAATTGTTTTCTAGCAGTCATTTATAGTCTATAATTCATTTTTCATAATGTTTCATTTGTTGAACTGTTCCACAAGCTCAAGATTGCAAATAATCGATCAAATGTGTGCTTAAGTTTTTTGCTTGGAgtttaacatggtatcagagcccacaGTCCTTGCCTACCAATATCTCCACAGTCCCGCTTACTAATCCATGCGTCGCCTCTCGCTCCGGGTTCCATCCATCCAGGATTCCGTCTCTCAGGCTCTACATATGAGAGGGGCATTGAGGAATAGTCCCACAATGGATATGTTAAGAACTCTAGTGGTGCTTATATACTCATGGGCCTATCAACCTACTAGCTTAAGCTTCTAGGTTGGATCTTAACAAGATGAACCTAAATTAGTAATACTCTATATGCTCATCATTCAACCAGGTTGTCATTTGACTTTCCATAATTTTCCTGCTCATCAATTTAGCAGCATATTTGCTAGCCCAGCCAATATGCTAAGGTTTGACCACATGTtacacttttttcttttaagcTCCACCAGCTAGTGTGGGCTACACAATTCAGGTTAGCCCTTCCCTGGCCCAGGCCACATGGTCTTGACACCAAGCAATGTTGCATGGACAAAGACAAAAGAATCGGATTCAAACATGTATTCAAGCATCTGACAAGGCAAGAGGAAGAAAAGCTAATCCAAGGACGCAGTGAAAAAGATAATCTTAACCAAATTAAACATGCATAGCttctatatattatattaaaaatatttaaagatgTTTTTTGTTAAGGTATTCTACTACAAGTTTCTCATCCAAAATCTATGGGACATCAAGAGAAAATGATATCACGCAAAGTCATTTTAACACCCATGGAAGAATCCAACTGTCCACCGATCTATAAAAGTTGCAATAGAGAATTTGGTAAGTATCCAACAGTCTGATGCTTATCCAATTTGGATACTGCCCAACAGTTTCTTAGAGTTAAATACAACTTTCCAGCTAGATTAAAAACTAGGCAATGGGCCCACCTTTCACCTCATATATGTATAATCCTATGCAAAACACTTCTATGCCCATGTGCATCCACCATGTTTCTCAAACTCATCGCCTCCCCCATGCTAAAGGAGCTTTCAataatctaggacacatgttgATGCAAAACCACAACCAAGGGGCTTCTCTTGGCATTTGGGGTCATCATTACACATCCTTCTTCCTTCCACATTTATTCTAATTAACTACCGCATTTGTTGCCATCAACGTCGGCGGAACCATTGCTCTGGCAATAGAAACGAAATCCATTGCTCGaggcggagaaggagaaggaagagagagagagcgggggaggaagggaggaagggaggccgATGGAGGGTGGCGAAGGCTGGCGGAGGCCCGACAAAGGGCCAACTTCACTTAAGAATCGCTAAATTAAAAAGCAGTCGATCcctatttcgaacgaaacagggaAACAGCCACGTAAATCGCGAAAGGGCCCGGCATTAGCCTCCGTCGACTCTCTGCCAGTCTCCCTGGGCCTCCACCGGCTTTCCGTCGGCCTTTGCCACCCTCCGCCGGTCTCCCTCCCTTGCTTTcctgctctctctcttcctctctcgttcttcctctccttcatctATTCAACTgtgtcggtacgggcccgaCACGGCACGACACAGGTCCTACTGACTCGCCCCGCCGGAAAATCGGTACGGTGCCCGATACCGGTTCCACCGATGTTGGTTGTCATTGCTAGGTTTCTCACATATTTGCTTACAATTTTACCCACGCTATCTTAGGTTTCATCCTCCTGGTTCATGACCTCCATAAAAATGGAGACAATCTTCTTTATTATCAACTCCTTAAAATTTGATTATCAACCATTGTGTGTCATTACTTTTTGCAACTATAGTATCCTGACATACTTATTCTTAATAGTTTGCAACATATACATCTGAAAATTCAAATCCATCACCATGTATTATGTGCGTAAACCCTgacacatacagatgtatgcaTCAATAGATAAAAAAGAGGAATATGGGAAAGGGGGCTGTCAGACAAAGTTCACCTACCGCTGCAAacaacattgcaggcctcgtaAGAGCAAAATGGAAAGACATTCCCAACATATTGTCAAGTATTACAATAAATTATTCAACTTTTCCAGACAGAAGTGACGTAGAGATTTATCCGCAGAAGCCACTATTGCATCTGCAGAATCAGCTGCTTTCTTGGTTGGACCAACCCAACCGGCGATTTCCGAcaagtctctctttttttggggggagcagacaaagaataaaaaaacaaaatgctTAACCACAATGTCTAGGTAGTCTAAAGCAGAATACGTTGACTAGTTTTATAACAGAGAGCATTGATAAACATCCATGACTCAGAATCTAGATTTCAATTATGGTTTTGGTCCAAAGAGAAATTAAAGCTTTTCACCAATTTTGGCTCTAGTTTTGGTGGTTATACCTTGAAATTATTTAGAATtagttaaaatataatataaagaaTAAGGAAAGGATAATTCTATATATACCAGCAAATTttagaaatagagttcaagtaatATTTACAACATCATTGGACATTGTTTTACCATAAGACAATCCAGTTTGGTGATAATCTAACAGAAGTACATGGTATCGACTCAAGTATGAGTTATATGACtagcaacaaaaataataaacagGAATGGAACTTAATCACTATGGTATCAAGTAGTAAATGCAGAATCTTGTTGTTATATATCAGAACACTATAGTAAAAAGCACCAAATAAGAATGActacaaaaattattttcatttcatCAGCAGTAGATGCAATAATCCATCCAGCATTCACATCAATTATAAGCAT
This genomic interval carries:
- the LOC103709863 gene encoding basic transcription factor 3-like isoform X2; translated protein: MDREKLMKMAGAVRTGGKGSMRRKKKAVHKTTTTDDKRLQSTLKRIGVNAIPAIEEVNIFKDDVVIQFVNPKVQASIAANTWVVSGSPQMKKLQDMLPTIISQLGPDNIDNLRRLAEQLQKQAPGAGSSAGAAAQNDDDGDVPELVPGETFEEAADKKETS
- the LOC103709863 gene encoding basic transcription factor 3-like isoform X1; translated protein: MDGEMDREKLMKMAGAVRTGGKGSMRRKKKAVHKTTTTDDKRLQSTLKRIGVNAIPAIEEVNIFKDDVVIQFVNPKVQASIAANTWVVSGSPQMKKLQDMLPTIISQLGPDNIDNLRRLAEQLQKQAPGAGSSAGAAAQNDDDGDVPELVPGETFEEAADKKETS
- the LOC103709863 gene encoding nascent polypeptide-associated complex subunit beta-like isoform X4 encodes the protein MDREKLMKMAGAVRTGGKGSMRRKKKAVHKTTTTDDKRLQSTLKRIGVNAIPAIEEVNIFKDDVVIQFVNPKVQASIAANTWVVSGSPQMKKLQDMLPTIISQLGMFLLSNMTSWLLSGIQRISLLILEVLVLIT
- the LOC103709863 gene encoding nascent polypeptide-associated complex subunit beta-like isoform X3, coding for MDGEMDREKLMKMAGAVRTGGKGSMRRKKKAVHKTTTTDDKRLQSTLKRIGVNAIPAIEEVNIFKDDVVIQFVNPKVQASIAANTWVVSGSPQMKKLQDMLPTIISQLGMFLLSNMTSWLLSGIQRISLLILEVLVLIT